AACTAAAAAAAATAGCCAAAGTAATAGAAGAAAAACAGCCTGTTTTATTTGACCTTTATCCTAAGCGTTTTCTTATTCTTTCTTTAATAGAAGGGAATACATCATTTATTGAGGCAAATATAAATGAAGAAGTTTTGAAAGCGATAGAAAGGTTTAAGACAGAAATAAAAAAACTATACCATAAAGATGCAACAACAATAATAGTGGAAGAAAGATACTCAATAATTATCAGTATCTATGAACAATGTGTTAAAAAGCATCCTGTTAAAGAAGTTGATATAACATTAATCTTAGACAAAATTTTCCTTCATAAAGTTTTTGGACTTCCTATTTTCTTTGTTTTAATGTGGCTTTTGTTTGAGTTTACCTTTGAACTTTCATCTCCTTATGTAGATTGGCTGGATAATACTTTGGGTTCATTTGTCGCTCCCCTTGTGGCACAACTACTTGATTCTGCAGGTGCTTCTCCATGGTTCAGGTCTTTTGTTACAGATGGAATAATAGGTGGGGTTGGGTTTGTTCTTGTTTTTGTGCCTGTTTTATTTTTCCTGTATATGTTTATGGCATTTCTAGAAGGTAGCGGTTATATGGCAAGGGCTGCCTTTCTTATGGATAGATTTATGTCTATTATTGGTCTCAGCGGGAAATCCTTTATCCCTATGATTATTGGTTTTGGTTGTAATGTGCCTGCTGTTTATGCAACAAGAACCCTTGAAAATCCTAAAGAGAAAATTCTTACAGTTTTAATGATACCTTTTATGTCTTGTGGTGCCCGTCTGACTGTTTATGCATTTTTCATAACTATATTTTTTACACATCATAGGGCTTTTGTCCTTATGTTTTTGTATCTTTTAGGTGTGTTTGTAGCGATAATTGTTGCTTTAATCTATAACAAATTTGTCTTTAAATCTGAATCTTATCCTTTTATCCTTGAACTTCCGCCATATAGACTCCCAACATTTAGATATCTGATAAAAAACTCCTGGATAAAAACAAAGGCATTTTTATATGAGGCAGGAACTTTTATACTTGCCACCTCTATTGTTATATGGTTTTTGCTTCATTTTCCTGTAGGAGTAAAAAACACAGAGGATTCCTTGTTTGGAAAAATTAGTAAAACCATTGCACCTGCTTTTGAACCTCTGGGGTTCGGAACATGGCAAGCTGCCGGTGCTTTGATGTCCGGTTTTGTAGCTAAGGAAGTTGTTATATCAACAATGGGGAATATATATGCTGAAGAGGCTTTTCAGGAAGAAAGGGTTGAGAAGATAAATATAAAAGAGAAATTGATAGAAACAGGAAAAGGCTTTATTGATGCAAATATAGAAGCAGCCAAAAAGATTATTTCTGTATTTGGTTTAATATCTATTGAAAAAGAAGAAGAGGAAAAGGCAGATACTTCATTAATTGAAGCTGTTAGGAATGCTTTTACCCCGTTAACCGCATTTTCATTTTTAGTATTCTTACTTCTCTATACACCATGTATGGCCACAGTTTTTGCTATAAAACAAGAGTTAAATAGCTGGAAATGGGCAGGTATCTCAGTGCTTACAAATCTAACTTCTGCATGGATAGTTACATTTATTATCTACAATATCGGAAAGCTTTTAGTTAGCTAAAAAGTTTAAAAAGTTCTTCTGAACTTTTTATAACAATATCTGGGTTATAGGAAAGGGCTATTTCTTTCTTACCGAACCCATAAAGAACAAGGGCTGTTTTTGTTCCGGCTTGTTTTCCAGCCTGAATGTCTGCTTCGCTATCCCCTATCATAACGGTATTTTCAGGTTTTGAACCTAATTTAGTTAGGGCATATAATATCGGCTCTGGTCTGGGTTTTTTGTATGAGGTTGTATCTCCTCCAATTAGAATATCTATCCTATCCATCACCCCTAATTTTTCTAAAATCTGTCTTGATATATCCTCATATTTATTTGTTATTACTCCTATAGTCTTTCCTTGTTCCTTTAAAGCTGTTAATAGCCGATCTATATACGGATACAGTGTTGTGTGCACTGCAGGATTTGAGAAATAATACTCCCTAAATATTTTTACTCCCTTAGAAATAAGATCTTTATTGTTTGTATTTAATATGCCCTGTATTAATTTTTCTCCGCCGTAGCCAACATGTTTAATTATTTCTTCTTCAGGTAAAGGGGAAAATCCCAGATTTTGTAGTGCATAATTTGCTGCAACAGCTATATCTTTTGAGGAATTTATAAGGGTACCGTCAAGGTCAAACAGGAAAGTGTTTATCTTAGTTTGAATTCTTGATACTTCTGGATTACTTTGTCTATCCATCTTTTCTCTTTTTTCCTTTTTGGAGTGTCTTTGTCAATTATTACATAAATTTCTTCACCTTTTTTCATAAGTCCAAGGTCTTCTCTGGCTTTTTTCTCAATAAAGAATCTATCAGATTTTAAATACTCTATAGTATCCTGAAGTATCTTTTTTTCAAGTTGAAGCTGGGTTACTTCCTGTTGCAGGGAATTTTTTATTTTTTCTTTTTGAATCAGTTTAAATATGTTTCTATCCCCGAAAAATAAAACATAAGAAAAATATATGAATAGACCAAGTGTGATAAGGAGGAGGACAGAGTCCACCCCCGGTTTTAATTTACTTAAGGAATTTTGCGAAAACCTCTTTTCCTTTGAATATTGCATTATCTCCTAATTCTTCCTCTATTCTTATTAACTGGTTATATTTTGCTATTCTATCTGTTCTTGATGCAGAACCGGTTTTAATCTGGCCTGCATTTACAGCAACAGCAAGGTCAGCAATAAATGTATCTTCTGTTTCCCCTGACCTGTGGGATATAACATTTGTATAGCTTGCGGTTTTTGCCAGTTCTATAGCATCTAATGTTTCGGTTAAAGAGCCTATCTGGTTTAATTTTACCAGCACTGAATTTGCTAAACCTTCTTCTATTCCTTTTTTGATAAGCTTTGGATTTGTTGTAAAAAGGTCATCCCCAACAAGCTGTATTTTATTCCCTAAAGCCTGTGTAAGTTTTTTCCAACCCTCTATATCATCTTCTGCCATTCCGTCTTCAAGGGAGATAAGGGGATATGTTCCCTCAATTTCTTCATAAACGGCTATCATATCATCTGCGGTTAATTCTTCTCCT
The Persephonella sp. DNA segment above includes these coding regions:
- the feoB gene encoding ferrous iron transport protein B gives rise to the protein MENKIIKVAVAGNPNTGKTTLINAIAGTNLHVGNWPGVTIEKKEAEFEYKGYKIHLIDLPGTYSLSNDTAEEKVAVEFLIKEKPDVVIDVVDSTNLERNLYLTVQLLELELPLVIALNMWDEAVSKGIEIDYKKLEKLLCSKAIPTIAAKGEGVQEILDAVIQTYENKEKLKCILHFEDQLEEELKKIAKVIEEKQPVLFDLYPKRFLILSLIEGNTSFIEANINEEVLKAIERFKTEIKKLYHKDATTIIVEERYSIIISIYEQCVKKHPVKEVDITLILDKIFLHKVFGLPIFFVLMWLLFEFTFELSSPYVDWLDNTLGSFVAPLVAQLLDSAGASPWFRSFVTDGIIGGVGFVLVFVPVLFFLYMFMAFLEGSGYMARAAFLMDRFMSIIGLSGKSFIPMIIGFGCNVPAVYATRTLENPKEKILTVLMIPFMSCGARLTVYAFFITIFFTHHRAFVLMFLYLLGVFVAIIVALIYNKFVFKSESYPFILELPPYRLPTFRYLIKNSWIKTKAFLYEAGTFILATSIVIWFLLHFPVGVKNTEDSLFGKISKTIAPAFEPLGFGTWQAAGALMSGFVAKEVVISTMGNIYAEEAFQEERVEKINIKEKLIETGKGFIDANIEAAKKIISVFGLISIEKEEEEKADTSLIEAVRNAFTPLTAFSFLVFLLLYTPCMATVFAIKQELNSWKWAGISVLTNLTSAWIVTFIIYNIGKLLVS
- a CDS encoding HAD-IIIA family hydrolase, whose amino-acid sequence is MDRQSNPEVSRIQTKINTFLFDLDGTLINSSKDIAVAANYALQNLGFSPLPEEEIIKHVGYGGEKLIQGILNTNNKDLISKGVKIFREYYFSNPAVHTTLYPYIDRLLTALKEQGKTIGVITNKYEDISRQILEKLGVMDRIDILIGGDTTSYKKPRPEPILYALTKLGSKPENTVMIGDSEADIQAGKQAGTKTALVLYGFGKKEIALSYNPDIVIKSSEELFKLFS
- a CDS encoding septum formation initiator family protein, whose product is MDSVLLLITLGLFIYFSYVLFFGDRNIFKLIQKEKIKNSLQQEVTQLQLEKKILQDTIEYLKSDRFFIEKKAREDLGLMKKGEEIYVIIDKDTPKRKKEKRWIDKVIQKYQEFKLR